The following are from one region of the Bos mutus isolate GX-2022 chromosome 18, NWIPB_WYAK_1.1, whole genome shotgun sequence genome:
- the CA11 gene encoding carbonic anhydrase-related protein 11: MGAAARLSAPRALVLWAALGAAAHIGPAPDPEDWWSYKDNLQGNFVPGPPFWGLVNAAWSLCAVGKRQSPVDVELKRVLYDPFLPPLRLSTGGEKLRGTLYNTGRHVSFLPAPRPVVNVSGGPLLYSHRLSELRLLFGARDGAGSEHQINHQGFSAEVQLIHFNQELYGNLSAATRGPNGLAILSLFVNVAGSSNPFLSRLLNRDTITRISYKNDAYFLQDLSLELLFPESFGFITYQGSLSTPPCSETVTWILIDRALNITSLQMHSLRLLSQNPPSQIFQSLSGNGRPLQPLAHRALRGNRDPRHPERRCRGPNYRLHVDGAPHGR, encoded by the exons ATGGGGGCTGCAGCTCGTCTGAGCGCCCCTCGGGCGTTGGTACTCTGGGCCGCACTGGGAGCGGCAG CTCACATCGGACCCGCACCTGACCCAGAGGACTGGTGGAGCTACAAGGATAATCTCCAGGGAAACTTCGTGCCAG GACCCCCTTTCTGGGGCCTGGTGAACGCAGCCTGGAGTCTCTGTGCCGTGGGGAAGCGTCAGAGCCCCGTGGATGTGGAGCTGAAGAGGGTCCTCTATGACCCCTTTCTGCCCCCTCTGAGACTCAGCACCGGGGGAGAGAAG CTCCGCGGAACTCTGTACAACACCGGTCGCCATGTCTCCTTCCTGCCTGCGCCCCGGCCTGTGGTTAATGTGTCTGGGGGTCCCCTCCTTTATAGCCACCGACTCAGTGAACTGAGGCTGCTTTTTGGAGCACGTGACGGAGCTGGCTCTGAACACCAGATCAACCATCAGGGTTTCTCTGCTGAG GTGCAGCTCATCCACTTCAACCAAGAACTCTATGGGAACCTCAGCGCCGCCACCCGGGGCCCCAATGGCCTGGCCATTCTCAGCCTTTTTGTCAAT GTGGCTGGTAGCTCAAACCCGTTCCTCAGCCGCCTCCTTAACCGTGACACCATCACCCGCATCTCCTATAAGA ATgatgcctactttcttcaagacCTGAGCCTGGAGCTCCTGTTCCCCGAGTCCTTTGGCTTCATCACCTATCAGGGCTCTCTCAGCACCCCACCCTGCTCGGAGACTGTTACCTGGATCCTCATTGACAGGGCCCTCAATATCACCTCTCTCCAG ATGCACTCCCTGAGACTTCTGAGCCAGAATCCTCCGTCCCAGATCTTCCAGAGCCTCAGCGGTAACGGCCGGCCCCTGCAGCCCTTGGCCCACAGGGCCTTGAGGGGCAACAGGGACCCCCGGCACCCCGAGAGGCGCTGCCGAGGCCCCAACTACCGCCTGCATG TGGATGGTGCCCCCCATGGTCGCTGA
- the DBP gene encoding D site-binding protein isoform X1: MCPRNRAPSCPLKECGGGEKGVRCAGCGGCRLQRNYRVVIFFSHLPNPPPTSELPLPFLGLCPRPSLHPCPRLFLSLPRSPGPPFPSLFLLSGSLSLSEPLSPPPSGSLLSLSHLLSVSPLSGSLRCGDLPPCSSRFSPLGVDSSSRSSSSSPPCSLFPWPAGLLKEKERKASPPAATVPGPGLETAGPADASAGAVVGGGSPRGRPGAAPGPGLLAPLLWERTLPFGDVEYVDLDAFLLEHGLPPSPPPPGGPSPAPSPVRTPAPSPRPGSCGSASPRSSPGHAPARAALGAAGGHRAGLTSRDTPSPVDPDTVEVLMTFEPDPADLALSSIPGHETFDPRRHRFSEEELKPQPIMKKARKIQVPEEQKDEKYWSRRYKNNEAAKRSRDARRLKENQISVRAAFLEKENALLRQEVVAVRQELSHYRAVLSRYQAQHGAL; the protein is encoded by the exons ATGTGCCCCAGGAATAGAGCCCCTTCCTGCCCCCTTAAAGAGTGTGGAGGCGGGGAGAAGGGGGTACGGTGCGCTGGGTGTGGGGGTTGTAGATTACAGAGGAATTACAgagttgtcatttttttctctcacctGCCCAACCCTCCACCTACCTCTGAACTTCCGCTCCCCTTCCTGGGTCTCTGTCCCCGTCCCTCTTTGCATCCCTGTCCTCGGCTCTTTCTGAGTCTCCCCCGCTCTCCTGGTCCACCGTTCCCGTCTCTGTTCTTGCTTTCtgggtctctctccctctctgagcctctatctcctcctccctctgggtcctTGCTCTCGTTGTCCCACCTCCTTTCTGTGTCCCCGCTCTCTGGATCTCTGCGGTGCGGGGATCTACCCCCTTGTTCCTCGCGTTTCTCTCCACTCGGAGTTGATTCTTCATCTcgatcttcctcttcctccccaccctgctctcTCTTTCCCTGGCCTGCAGGTCTCCTGAAGGAAAAGGAGCGCAAGGCGTCCCCGCCAGCAGCAACAGTCCCCGGGCCGGGCCTGGAGACGGCGGGCCCGGCGGATGCTTCAGCTGGGGCGGTGGTGGGCGGCGGGTCCCCGAGGGGACGCCCGGGGGCTGCGCCCGGCCCGGGTTTGTTGGCGCCGCTACTGTGGGAGCGGACATTGCCGTTCGGCGACGTGGAGTACGTGGACCTGGACGCTTTCCTGCTGGAACACGGGCTTCCTCCCAGCCCGCCGCCCCCGGGCGGCCCGTCGCCAGCGCCCTCACCGGTGCGCACTCCCGCACCTTCCCCGAGGCCCGGCTCCTGCGGCTCGGCCTCCCCTCGCTCTTCGCCCGGGCACGCCCCCGCCCGGGCTGCCCTCGGGGCCGCCGGCGGCCACCGCGCAG GCCTGACCTCTCGGGACACACCCAGCCCTGTGGACCCAGATACGGTGGAGGTGTTGATGACCTTTGAGCCTGACCCAGCAGATTTAGCCCTGTCCAGCATTCCCGGCCATGAGACCTTTGACCCTCGGAGACACCGATTctctgaagaggaactcaagccCCAGCCAATCATGAAGAAGGCGAGGAAGATCCAGGTGCCAGAGGAGCAGAAG GACGAGAAATACTGGAGCCGACGGTACAAGAATAACGAGGCAGCCAAGCGGTCCCGCGACGCCCGGAGGCTCAAGGAGAACCAGATATCGGTGCGGGcggccttcctggagaaggagaacGCCCTGCTGCGGCAGGAGGTGGTGGCCGTGCGCCAGGAGCTGTCCCACTACCGCGCTGTGCTGTCCCGATACCAGGCCCAGCACGGTGCCCTGTGA
- the DBP gene encoding D site-binding protein isoform X2 yields the protein MARPVSERTPAPLLLGGPTGAPPGGGALLGLRSLLQGTSKPKEPTSCLLKEKERKASPPAATVPGPGLETAGPADASAGAVVGGGSPRGRPGAAPGPGLLAPLLWERTLPFGDVEYVDLDAFLLEHGLPPSPPPPGGPSPAPSPVRTPAPSPRPGSCGSASPRSSPGHAPARAALGAAGGHRAGLTSRDTPSPVDPDTVEVLMTFEPDPADLALSSIPGHETFDPRRHRFSEEELKPQPIMKKARKIQVPEEQKDEKYWSRRYKNNEAAKRSRDARRLKENQISVRAAFLEKENALLRQEVVAVRQELSHYRAVLSRYQAQHGAL from the exons ATGGCGCGGCCTGTGAGCGAGAGGACCCCGGCCCCCCTGCTGCTGGGCGGCCCGACTGGAGCCCCCCCTGGTGGGGGAGCGCTGCTTGGGCTGCGAAGCCTTCTGCAGGGGACCAGCAAGCCCAAAGAGCCAACTAGCT GTCTCCTGAAGGAAAAGGAGCGCAAGGCGTCCCCGCCAGCAGCAACAGTCCCCGGGCCGGGCCTGGAGACGGCGGGCCCGGCGGATGCTTCAGCTGGGGCGGTGGTGGGCGGCGGGTCCCCGAGGGGACGCCCGGGGGCTGCGCCCGGCCCGGGTTTGTTGGCGCCGCTACTGTGGGAGCGGACATTGCCGTTCGGCGACGTGGAGTACGTGGACCTGGACGCTTTCCTGCTGGAACACGGGCTTCCTCCCAGCCCGCCGCCCCCGGGCGGCCCGTCGCCAGCGCCCTCACCGGTGCGCACTCCCGCACCTTCCCCGAGGCCCGGCTCCTGCGGCTCGGCCTCCCCTCGCTCTTCGCCCGGGCACGCCCCCGCCCGGGCTGCCCTCGGGGCCGCCGGCGGCCACCGCGCAG GCCTGACCTCTCGGGACACACCCAGCCCTGTGGACCCAGATACGGTGGAGGTGTTGATGACCTTTGAGCCTGACCCAGCAGATTTAGCCCTGTCCAGCATTCCCGGCCATGAGACCTTTGACCCTCGGAGACACCGATTctctgaagaggaactcaagccCCAGCCAATCATGAAGAAGGCGAGGAAGATCCAGGTGCCAGAGGAGCAGAAG GACGAGAAATACTGGAGCCGACGGTACAAGAATAACGAGGCAGCCAAGCGGTCCCGCGACGCCCGGAGGCTCAAGGAGAACCAGATATCGGTGCGGGcggccttcctggagaaggagaacGCCCTGCTGCGGCAGGAGGTGGTGGCCGTGCGCCAGGAGCTGTCCCACTACCGCGCTGTGCTGTCCCGATACCAGGCCCAGCACGGTGCCCTGTGA